The genomic DNA AACATGCCGAAACGCGCTGGGCCAGAAAGCCGGCATCGGCTGCTGCGCCGGCTGCAGTGTGATCCTGCTGCAACTCGAATCCCTGATCGCTGTATCGACCCTCGAACCAAGCTCCCCATGACTCAGAACATCAAGCACGGCCTGTTCATCATCCTCGGCATCGCCGCGCTGCTGCTGACCTGGCCGCATGCCTTCGACTGGATGCGCAACGGTGGCAACATCCTCAATCCGGTCCAGTTCTTCGGCGATGCCATCAACGCTGGCGGCACCGCCGCGTTCCTGAGCATCGACATGGCCATCGCCTGGCTGGTGTTCATGATCTGGGTGGTGTTCGATGCCAAGCGCATCGGCATGGGTACCAAGTGGGGCTGGTTCTTCGTCGCGATGTCCTACATCGGCGTATCGCTGACCTTCCCGATCTATCTGGTGGTGCGCGAGCGCTATCTGGATTCGAAGGCTCGGACTGCCGGCTGAAGGCCGCAACCACATAAAGCCGTCATCCCCGCGAAGGCGGGGATTCAGTTCTGAAGCGGGGCGCTACGGCACAAACTAGATGCCAGCCTTCGCGGGCACGACGGTTTGCGACTAAAGCCGCGCCAGCGCCTCGAAGCTGTTCAGGTCGCGCACCTGAGCCGCAGTACGCTCGATCCACAGCTTCCACATCTGATCGCCACGCGGCGTGCGCTTGACCGCGCCCAGACCGAAGACGCCGATCTGCAGGCCGTGGATCGCATGGACCCGGTAATCGTCCCAGCAGCGGGCAGCGTCATAGCCGCTTACGCCGTTGGCGACCAGGGCCTGGTGGTAGTGGGCGACCAGGTCGCGTTCATGGGCACGGCGTAGCTCGGTGGTCATGCTGGTGCCCAGCCAGTAGGCCACGTCGATGGTGCCGCGGCCGAAGCCCAGGCCCTGCCAGTCGAGCACCACCACCGGGCTGCCGCCGCCCTTGGCATCGAACAGCACGTTGTCGGCGCGCAGATCGCTGTGCCACAGGCATTGCGGATCGCTGAACACGCGCTTCCAGGCATCGGCGTGGTCGATCAGCTGTGCGGCTTCGCGGAGATCGCTTTCGGGCACCAGATCGCCGCAGAGGTCGGGGAAGGTCTTGACGATCTGGGCGAAGTTGTCGGTGGCGTGCGTGAAGATGCCGATCGGCCCCTTCAGCCAGTCCAGCGCCGCCAGCCGGCTGTCGTGCCAGGTGGCGGCATGCAGCGCGGCGGCTTGTTCGAGGACGCGCGCGGATTCGTCGGCACTGCAGCCGAGCAGCTGATCGACTTGCCGCGCCGGCGCCAGATCTTCCATCAGCAGCACGAAGTCGGTGACGTTGGCCGCCAGTGCCGCGTGCACGGCGGTGGGAATCGACATCGACAGCTGCGGCGCCAGCTCGGTGTAGAAACCGATCTCGCTGCGGTAATAGCCAGAGCGGCTGCCGAACTCGCGGCTGGTGGGATCCTTGGACGCGAACTTGCCGACCAGCGTGGCCGGGCCTGCTCCCGGCGCGTCGTAGCTCAACGTGAACCGGTAGGAATCTCCGAGCTGGCCGGTGCCGCAGGTCGCCCGTTGCACGTCGACAACTTTCGCGGTCTCGTTCAAACGCCCGTTCGCGATCAGCACCGCAGTTAACCACTCGGGCGTGATCTGCTCGACCGGCACGACGGGCTCGAAAGCTGTCTTCATGTTCCTAAGTCCTGACTCAGCGGAGCCGGGACTATGCCCACTTGCTCATCGGCTGACCAGACTTCAGGACGCTGCGCGCTTCGCAGGTTTTGCTGCGGGCGCGCTCATCCGTTCACGCTGCGGCCAGCACGCCCGGAGACGAGGCGATGTAGCGGAGCGCCTGCTCGGTGGAAGCCTCGTGCACCGGGTGGTAGCCGGGCTTGAGGAAGCGCAGCGCCTGACGTGCAAACCAGCTGACCTCGGGCACGTTGCCGCGATCGGCACTGCGCTGCCAGGTGCGCCAGAAACGCAGGCTGAACGGGTTGGCATCGGCGGCAACGAAGCTGGGATCCTGCTCCATCAGACGTGCCGTGCCGACCGTGATGCGCTGAACCAGCAACGGCATGATCAGACCCATGATCAGCGCGCGCATCGGCCAGCGGCCGCCCAGGTGACGATACAGATCAAAGGCCACGGAGCGGTGTTCGATCTCCTCGGCACCGTGCCAGCGGAACAGATCGGCAACCACGGGATCGACGCCGCTTTCCTCCCAGCTCTTCGCTTCGATCACGAAAGTGCCGAGCGCCGCGGTGAAATGCTCGATTGCCGCGACCATGCCGATGCGCGTCACCAGCCACTGGCGTTCCAGCCGCTTCGGCAGCTGGCGCCCGAAGGGGCGGGACTCGAGCACGCGCGTGAACAGGAGCACGTTGGTGCGCTCGAAAGCGCCACCGCTGATGCCGATGCGCTTGAGATAGCCATTGATGGCATCGTGATGCGCGCGGCTGTGCACCGCTTCCTGCTTGATGAACTCCTGCACGTCGGCGCGTAGCTGCGGGTCGTTCACCAACGGCAGCGCTTCGCGGAACAGGCGACAGAAGAAGCGCTCGCCCTCGACCAGCAGGTAGCTGAACTCGTTGATCGCGTGGCTGGTGAAAGGATCGTCGCGCAGCCAGTGCAGCGGTGCGTTCTCCCAGTCGAACTTCACCTTGCGCGAGACGATGGCGGAGCGTGTGGTAGCGGACATGGTTCAGGCTTCCTCGACAGACGTCACGAATTCGGAGACCGCGGCGGCGAACGCCTGCGGATGGGACAGCGGCGCCCAGTGACCGGCGTCGATCACGGTGCGGCGCAGGTTCGGTGTCCAGTCCGCCACGCATTCGAACAGGCGCGCCGGCACGAAGGGATCGCGCTGCATCACCAGCAATTGCACCGGCACTTCGGTGCGACGCGGCTGGGGACGCCGCAGACGCTGCAGCACGTTGGCGCGATACAGGCCGAGGCCGTGCTGGCCGTCGGCCGTTTGCGTGGGCCGCGCTTCGGTCTGGATGCCGTCGATCCGGGCCAGCAGGCGTGGCCAGTTGCGGCCCACCAGCAGCTTCCAGGCGAGCTCCGGCAGCAGCGGCAGCTGGAACACCATGATGTAGGCCGAGCCCAGTATCTGGCTGCCGCATTCGAGCAGATTCCGCGGCGTCGGCTTGCCCAAGCGTTTCTGAAACCACAGACCGGCATGATCCAGCGACGGCGCGGCAGTGCTGTAGGAAGCGATGCGGCCCGCAAGCTGCTCGGACAACAGCGCCTCCCAGGCCTGCAGCGCGCCCCAATCGTGGCCGACCAGATGCAGCGGCGCATGCGGGCTGACGGCGTCCGCAACGGCCGCGAGATCATTGACCAGGTACTTCAAGGCGTAAGCCTCGGTGCCGCGCGGCGCGGACGAACGGCCGGCGCCCCGCACGTCATAGGCGACGACGAAGAAGCGCTTCGCAAGCTGCTCCGCGACGGCGGTCCATACCTCGGCACTATCGGGATAGCCGTGCACCAGCAGCAGGGTGGGACGCGCTTGCCGCGCAGTCGGCTGCCGGCCCCAGGTATAGATCGCGAGCTGAACGCCATCGGAGTCCACGTAGCGGGCCGGTTGCAGCGTGTCTGCTGCGCGGCCTTCGGCCGGCAAGGCCGCGTCGGCGGCGAGGGCGGATTGAGTCATGCGGTGCTTGCTCCGATCAGGAATTGACGCTGCCACTGAATAAACATACCTTGCCATCAATTGATGGCGCAATCAGCCTAAGTTCCCAAATAGAACCTTGTCAAGCTAGACTGCCTCGCAATGGGCAATCCCTTGATCGGAATACGGAAATGAAGTGGCGCGAACTGGACGGCAGCGCCTGCTCGGTGGCTCGCAGCTTGGCCATCGTCGGCGACCGCTGGACCATCTTGATCCTGCGCAATGCCTTCCTGCGCACGCGCCGCTTCGACGATTTCCAGGCTCAGCTCGGCATCACCCGGCACCTGCTGGCAGGCCGGCTGGCCAAGCTGGTCAAGCTCGGCGTGATGAGCAAGGTCGCCTATCAGGAGCGGCCACCGCGCTACGAATACCGGCTCACCGAGATGGGCCGCGACTGGTATTCGGTACAACTCGCGCTGGTGGCCTGGGGCGACCGCTGGCTGGCCGGGGAGGCGGGCGCACCGCTGGAGTTCGTGCACCAGAAGTGCGGCCACAAGTTCCGGCCGGTCACCGTCTGCTCCGAATGCCGGGAGCCGCTCGACGTGCGCGAGATCTCGCCGATCATCGGCCCCGGGTTGCGGCCGCCGAAGCGCGTGCCGGGCTGAAGTTGGCCTCAGGCCTCGGCTTCGGCCAGACGCCGAACGTTGAGCCGCGCCGCGGCCTGATCGACCACAGTTTCCGACATCATCGTCGAACTGATCTGCCGCGCCGTCGCCAGGGTCGCTGCATCAGCCAGTTCGGGACGCCCAGTGCCGAATGGCGGCTCCGGCGCGTACTCAACGATCAGTTCGATCAGGCGTCCGGCGGGTTCGCCACCCCACTCGGCCGCCAGGCGCAGCGCGAAGTCCATGCCTGCGGTCACGCCACCGCCACTCGCACGGTTGCGATCGATGACCACGCGGGCGTCGTCCGGAATCGCGCCGAATTTGCTTAACCACGCTTTGGGGTACCAATGGCAAGCCGATCGGTAACCCTGGAGCAAGCCGGCGGCGCCGACCAGCAGCGATCCGGTGCAGACGCTGGTCACCCACTGGGCCCGCGCGCCGAGCCTCGCGATGAGATCCAGCATCTCCTGATCCTTCAAGGCGTCGAAAGTCGGCTGACCGCCACCGGGCACGAACAGCACGTCCGGCGCCGGTGATGCGTCCTGATAGCTGTGCGTGGCGATGAACTCGAGCCCGGTATCCGTGGCGATCGGGCCTTTGGCCGCGGCAATGAATTCGAACTGCACACCCGGCACGAACTGCCAGACGGTGATCGGCGCGATCATGTCGAGCGAAGTGAATCCCGGATGAAGGACACAGGCGATTTTCATGAGGCGCTCCAGTGGTTGGACCCGTAGCTTTCCTCCAGCGGCAGATCGGTACAAGGACGAATATCCGGTGATTCCGGTCACCGAGAGGACGTCCGGAATCGTCGCCGCTAAGCTCGGAAAGTACGCTCCAGCCTCGTTCGCCCATGACGCCTCGTTCTCCACTCACCATCGGCTTCTTCCTCACGGCCGATTTCGTCCTGCTGGACTTGAGCGGCGCGCTGGAGCCGTTCTATCTCGCCAACGTCGTCGACGGCGAGCGATACCGCCTGCGCGTGCTTTCCAATGCCGGCGGACTGATCAGAAGCTGCGAAGGGGTATTGCTCGACAGCGAACCCGTGACGCTCGATGGTCTCGACACCCTGTTCGTGATCGGCGGCGAACGCGCGGCGCTGTATGACATCCCGCAGGAGCAGGCCGCCGTGGTTCGCGAGGCTTCAGGCCAGATCCGACGCGTGGCCAGCGTCTGCGTCGGCGCCTTCATCCTCGCCGCTGCCGGCCTGCTCGACGGACGACGCGCGACAACGCACTGGCGATACGCAGCGGATCTCCAGGTGCGCTATCCGCGGGTAAGAGTCGACGGCGATCGGATCTTCATCCGCGACGGTGACGTCTGGACTTCGGCAGGCATCAGTGCAGGTATCGACTTGGCGCTGGCCTTGATCGAAGAAGACCTCGGCAGGGACGTGGCCGCATCCGTCGCGCGGCATCTGGTGGTCTCGCATCGCCGGGCCGGCGGCCAACTGCAGTATTCATCCTCCCTGCAACTCGACCCCGATTCGGACCGCATTCGCCGCGTGCTGTCCTTCGTGCGCGAACACCTCGATCAACCTCTGCCCGTCGAAAAGCTGGCCGAGATCGCCAACCTGAGCGTCAGACAGTTCGGCCGCGCCTTCTCGCGCGCCACCGGCACGACACCGGCCAAGGTGGTCGAACGGCTTCGAGTCGAAGCAGCCAAGCCCAGAGTCGAAGACGGCCGCGAATCCCTGGACGCGATCGCCCGCTCGGTAGGATTTGCAGATGCCGACCGCATGCGACACGGCTTTCGTCGCGTGCTTGGGCAGACGCCACGAACCCTGCGCCGGGATGCCTTGGTATCCGTCGCGACGGATGCCGATGACTGACAGCAGGCGCTACTGCGATCCGCTTCGGCTTGTCGCTTCCCGGGCTTTTCGAGGACCGCTCCAGTCAAGCGACTGGGCCCGCTCAGACAATCCACCGCACGAGCCAATCGCTACGCTCACTCGCATCCTTCCTCAGCTCGCGAGCAAGTTTCCATGGAACAGCAAGCATCCCTCTACACGCGACTCGGTGGTTACGACGCCATCTACCAGTTCGCAGCCGCCGCGCTCAGGAAAGCGATGGAGCATCCCGTGATCGGGCATATCTGGGATCACATGTCCGAATCCACGTTCTTCAAGGAGCACATCAATTTCGTTGATTTCCTGTCCGCGCAGTGGGGCGGCAATGTCATGTATCGGGGCAGGGACATGGTCACCGCGCATCGAGGCATGGGCCTCAACGAGGAACACTGGAAGGCGATGTTCGATTGCCTCGAACAGTGCTACGAAGAGTTCGCCTTGCCTCAGGATCTCCGCGTCGAGATCAATGCGACGTTCGAGAAGTTCAAACCGATGGTCGTCGGCAGCCCTTCCTACAGAGACGTGGTGCGCGCACACCCGGAGTTGGATATCACCAAGGGCATGGGCAGTGTCGGTGTGATCTGGCCAAGTCGGCCGAACTCATCCTCGACCAAACCGGGCCACTTGTCGGACGACTAGGTCGTGACGCGGGCTGGGAACGAACTGCGTCCTGAAACATGGGCGCGCGGCCGAGCCGCTGCGGAAAGGCGAACGCCTTCTCCTGCGCTACGGGCTGTAGCTCGCGATGATCGCCGCCGTTGCTGAAACTCCGTTGTCCCAGGCCATTGGCGTGTTCAGCACTTCGATGGTCCGGATGGGCGCATCAGCCGGCACATTGACGACATAGGCATTGAAGCTGTCGCCGTCATTCGGATTGCTCGCCTCCGGATCGAAATCGCCGCGGCTGGGATGTCCGCCCGCCGGATAGTCGAAGTTGCGGAACGCGCCCTGCAACAGCACGCGCCGAATCGTGCCGTTGGTGTAACGGACTCGCAGCGTGTAATCGCAGCCGGAATTGCTGCAATACCAACGACCCTCGCCGGAGCCGTTGTAGGGCGATCGGTAGTGGCGGACCACGATGCGCTGCTCGGGATCTTCGGGATCGATGGTGCGGATCAGATTGCCGGTGAATGCGAGCGGCGGATAGATCTGCGTCGCGCCAGTCGTGCCGGGCCGGCTGATGGTGAGCGCGATGGCATAGACCGGTACGTCACGCGCGATCGGCAGGCCGCCGTCGAAGCCGTACTGCGCGTTGTCCGTGGTGGCAGGGGTGACGTTCACCCAGCGGCGATCGATGCCGTCCCACCGCTTGTAGCCGCCTGCGAAACTGGTGTCCCGGACCACGTAACCGCCGTTGTACGCATGGGCGCCGCTGGCATCCGCCGTGGTCCGACCTTCGAAGTGTCGCTGCATGACGGCGGTGCTGTAATCGGAGAATGTCGCGAAGCGATAGCCATTGGCCTGATCGCCCGATCCGCTCTGCATCGGGTCCTGCTTCACGCAGCGGCGCAGCGCATCGATGGCGCGCGGATGGCCGGCGTAGTCGTCGCTCACACAGCCCGCGTACGTCTCGGCGGTGACCGGAAGGAACGGCGGGAGGAACTCGCGCCGGCTCGCGTCGTAACCCCAGGCCGAGCCATCGAGGCTGCCCCATTCGTAGGGGTACTCGCCGTCATCGAAGGCCTCGCCCGCATGCGGCAAGCCCATGGCGTGGCCCTGTTCGTGGATGAAGATGCCGCGATAGACATCGTCACCGGCGCCGGTATCGCCACCGATCGATCCCAGACCGCCTCCCGAACTGCGGTACTGCCCGGCAGCATTCCGGGCAATCAGCGGCGCGTAGTACTGGAACGCCTGCGGCGAATCGCCGTTCGCGGCCATCATCTTGCCGAGCAGGTTAAGTACGGCACCCAGCTGAGCGAAGCCCTGTGCTGCAGGCGCGTCGGTGTTGGAGACGACTGTGGCCGACGCCGTGCCGCTGGGCGGAATCACCAGCTTCGGCCAGATCACCCGCTGGGCAGGATGGGTATCCACCATCAGCGCCGCCACCGGCCATTTTTCGAATATCTCGTTCACGGTGGCGGCATCCGGCTTGGCGGTCTGCGCGAATGGCCGATCGCTGTCATCTGCCCCGAACAGATAGAACGGTAGTACCCGCACGGTCACGGGCATATCGGCTCCAACCGTCACGCTGCGGTAGGCACTCGGGGTGTAATTGCTCGCGGTGATCCGCAGTTGAAGTCCAGGCTGCAGCCACTCGCCGGGCAAGGTCCCGGTTAAACGGTCATTGCTGTAGGCGGGGCCAGCGGCTTCGGTCGGCGGGAGCCGACTCGTTGAATCGAGCGCGATCTCGCCAAGCTTGCTGCCGCCAAGCCAGCCTTCGATTGCCGGTGCGCGTGCATCGGCCTGAGCAATGCCGACCAGCACCAGCGTCCGGCGCCGGCCGACAAACTCGAGCGTCTCGTTGACCGGCTCGCCGTCCGTGTTGCTCATCGACCACGTCTTTCCAGCTTCCGGCAATACGTGGGTCTGCCCCAGTTCCAGCGCGCTGAAGGTCAGCGGCGTGAACGCGGGCGCGGGCGGCGCGGCTTCATCGGAATCGCTTTCGGCACCGCCGCCCCCACAGGCTGAACACACCAGGCAACAGGCGATCAGCAAAGTCGCATTGAGAGTCGATTTCATCAGTCGTATTGGGTGGCTTGGTTCGACGCGACATTCGAATCAATTCCCCGACCTGGATCAGGCGGTATCCGGCGAATGGTTCCCTCAGCCGCCTGAACGGAAGCCCCGTTCGCTTGATTCGGCGCTACTCCACCAGCAGCGGCGGCACCTTCGGATCGAAATCGATCCATCGTCCGTCGACGATCGAGCCTTCCGTGCATTCGATCTCCGCTCCGCCGTGAGCGCGAAGGATTTCGACGGCTCGACGCTGCTGCTCCATCGTCGGTGCCGAGACCGCGATCAGCGTGCCGCTTCTGCGCGGCGAGGGATGTGCGGTTGGTGCGTCGCTTGGTTGTTCTGCCTTGGCATCGTCATGTTCCGCGCCGGCTACGGCATCGACGAATGCGCCGAAGCTGGCGCCTACGCCGGCGATAGCGCCGGCAGCAGGTCCGAGTGCCGGTGCCGCAGCAACCACGGCTGCAGCGCCGATGGCACCGACCAGGACGCCACTGCTTCCTGTGTCCGCAGCTGCGTGATGCTCCGTGGGGCTCTTCGATCGATCCTGCGAGCTATCGGATTCGGCGGCAGCACCAACGGGGAACATCGCCAGCTGATCCTTCGCGAAGCCGGCTTCGTAGAGATCGGCCAGGCCTTCCTGAGCATCGAGCTGGTGCTCGAAATTGCCGGTGATGATGCCGGTCAAGGCTCCGGGGCTGGTGATGTTGCCGGGAATGGCGCGAGGGCTGCGGTCGATGATCGTATCGGTCATGGCTATTCCAGGGTTATGGCTGCAACTGGCGCAGCATCCCCCGTGCCCGAGTCCTTTAACGTGACGCTGCAATGCGGAACGACAGGGGCGAAGACAACGGGCACGCCGAATGATATTAATCGCGGCCGCCGCGGCACTCTGCAGCTCGTCGAGCGCAGCCCGCCAACGCTTTAAGCTCCGTCTCGTTCCAATTTCACACCAACACCAGGAAATATCTGCCAGGCAATGTCCAGTCATCCTGAGCGACAGATCGACGCGCAAGACACAGCGTCAAGATCTCGTCCGGCGCCCGAGCTTCTCGTTCGCCCCTACACCCAGCCACCGCCGCCGACCCCGATGGGCCGTTTCCTGCGCGGGCTGGTCAACTCCCTTGAAATCGGCGTGGCTCGCGCTTCGCGCTTGCCGGATCTCGGGGTGTACGAAACCCGCGATTTCCCGTGGGCCAGCGCGCTGGAAGCCGGGTGGGGCAGCGTTCGCTCGGAACTCGACCAGGTCATGGTGCAACGTGATCGCATGCCGAGCTTTCACGAGATCATCAGCGAAGTGTCGACGATCACCACCGACGATCGCTGGAAAACCTTCTTCCTGATCGGCGCCGGAATGGACTGCAGCGGCAATGCCGCGCGCTGCCCGGAGACGATGAAGCTGTTGCAGGAGGTGCCGGGCATCGTCACCGCCTTCTTCAGCATTCTCGCTCCGGGCAAGCACATCCCGGCGCATCGCGGCGCCTACAACGGCGTGCTGCGCCTGCATCTTGGTCTGGTGGTGCCGGAGCCACGCGAGCAATGCCGCATTCGCATCGGCGAACGCATCTGCACGTGGCAGGAAGGCAAGGCGCTGATCTTCGATGACACCTTCAATCACGAAGTCTGGAACGACACCGACGGCTGGCGTGTGGTGCTGTTCATCGACTTCGCACGGCCGCTGCGCCAGCCCTGGCATTGGCTAAACCGGTTGCTGATCGGCCTGGGTCCGCTGGCGCCGTTCCTGCGCGAAGCGGGCCGCAAGCAGAAGCGCTGGGAGAAGAAATTCTATTCAGCCGGCGATTAGGACCCCGTTTCTCGTCGTGATGAACGGTGTCCTAACGGCCGGTGCCTTTTCGCTCGTCGATGTCAGCGAACCTGCGCCGACGGCTCGATCGTCTGCCCAGCCGTAGCGCCAGCAGGCCGAGCATCGATGCCAGGCTCAGTACATCGAAACTGCCGCCGCCGTTGCTGGCCGTTGGCTCGTCAGGCGTTGTGGGCGTGGGTGGTGGGGGCGTTACAACCGCCGGAGCCGTGAGGGTGTACTGGTCGATCTGACCGGGCGTCGTCGAGCCCGAAGTGACGACGTCACTGCGAGTGCCATCCGCGGCAAAGGTGGTCAGGGTCAGCCGGTACGGCCCGGTGCCAGTGCCGCGCAGCTGCACGTTGTAGGTATCCAGCGGCAGTCCCAAGGTCCAGCCATAGCTGCCGTCCATATGGCGGAAGCCCAGGGAATTGATGCCGCCATCGAGTTCCTGGGTGACGATCAGGCCGTTGCCGGTCACCACCCGCTGGCCACGCGAGTTGGTGAGGATCACTTCCACCGGGCTTTCGGTGGTCACCATCACGGCATCGGGGGCGAATGGACAGCTCACGGCTGCGGGCGCCGGCGCTGCGGAGGCTCCGCCGAACTCGGCGCTGTTGTAGGCGTAGCGGCCTTCGAAGCCGTAGGTGGCATCGGCACCGCCCGTGGCTTCTTCCTGTGGCCTGCCCGGCGGCGCGCCCGGAAAGTCGCTGGCCTTGGTGCGAAGGTACAAGCCGTCCACAGACGTCGCGAAGTTGAGCGGGATGATCCGGTCAGAAGCGCCGATCATGCTCACCAGATTCAGCGGCGAAGGAAACGGAGTGCCGTTGATGATGATCCCCGTCTGGCGATAGTTGGTCCCTTTGGGATAGACGACGACACCGACATGCCCGGCAGCCAGGCCGCCGGCGCTGTACTGGCCGCTGGTGATGCCGCCGTACGACAGGTTGGCGAATACCTCGGG from Nevskia ramosa DSM 11499 includes the following:
- a CDS encoding DUF2834 domain-containing protein, which codes for MTQNIKHGLFIILGIAALLLTWPHAFDWMRNGGNILNPVQFFGDAINAGGTAAFLSIDMAIAWLVFMIWVVFDAKRIGMGTKWGWFFVAMSYIGVSLTFPIYLVVRERYLDSKARTAG
- a CDS encoding phosphotransferase, with translation MKTAFEPVVPVEQITPEWLTAVLIANGRLNETAKVVDVQRATCGTGQLGDSYRFTLSYDAPGAGPATLVGKFASKDPTSREFGSRSGYYRSEIGFYTELAPQLSMSIPTAVHAALAANVTDFVLLMEDLAPARQVDQLLGCSADESARVLEQAAALHAATWHDSRLAALDWLKGPIGIFTHATDNFAQIVKTFPDLCGDLVPESDLREAAQLIDHADAWKRVFSDPQCLWHSDLRADNVLFDAKGGGSPVVVLDWQGLGFGRGTIDVAYWLGTSMTTELRRAHERDLVAHYHQALVANGVSGYDAARCWDDYRVHAIHGLQIGVFGLGAVKRTPRGDQMWKLWIERTAAQVRDLNSFEALARL
- a CDS encoding metal-dependent hydrolase is translated as MSATTRSAIVSRKVKFDWENAPLHWLRDDPFTSHAINEFSYLLVEGERFFCRLFREALPLVNDPQLRADVQEFIKQEAVHSRAHHDAINGYLKRIGISGGAFERTNVLLFTRVLESRPFGRQLPKRLERQWLVTRIGMVAAIEHFTAALGTFVIEAKSWEESGVDPVVADLFRWHGAEEIEHRSVAFDLYRHLGGRWPMRALIMGLIMPLLVQRITVGTARLMEQDPSFVAADANPFSLRFWRTWQRSADRGNVPEVSWFARQALRFLKPGYHPVHEASTEQALRYIASSPGVLAAA
- a CDS encoding alpha/beta fold hydrolase; the encoded protein is MTQSALAADAALPAEGRAADTLQPARYVDSDGVQLAIYTWGRQPTARQARPTLLLVHGYPDSAEVWTAVAEQLAKRFFVVAYDVRGAGRSSAPRGTEAYALKYLVNDLAAVADAVSPHAPLHLVGHDWGALQAWEALLSEQLAGRIASYSTAAPSLDHAGLWFQKRLGKPTPRNLLECGSQILGSAYIMVFQLPLLPELAWKLLVGRNWPRLLARIDGIQTEARPTQTADGQHGLGLYRANVLQRLRRPQPRRTEVPVQLLVMQRDPFVPARLFECVADWTPNLRRTVIDAGHWAPLSHPQAFAAAVSEFVTSVEEA
- a CDS encoding winged helix-turn-helix transcriptional regulator, with translation MKWRELDGSACSVARSLAIVGDRWTILILRNAFLRTRRFDDFQAQLGITRHLLAGRLAKLVKLGVMSKVAYQERPPRYEYRLTEMGRDWYSVQLALVAWGDRWLAGEAGAPLEFVHQKCGHKFRPVTVCSECREPLDVREISPIIGPGLRPPKRVPG
- a CDS encoding DJ-1/PfpI family protein, coding for MKIACVLHPGFTSLDMIAPITVWQFVPGVQFEFIAAAKGPIATDTGLEFIATHSYQDASPAPDVLFVPGGGQPTFDALKDQEMLDLIARLGARAQWVTSVCTGSLLVGAAGLLQGYRSACHWYPKAWLSKFGAIPDDARVVIDRNRASGGGVTAGMDFALRLAAEWGGEPAGRLIELIVEYAPEPPFGTGRPELADAATLATARQISSTMMSETVVDQAAARLNVRRLAEAEA
- a CDS encoding GlxA family transcriptional regulator; translated protein: MTPRSPLTIGFFLTADFVLLDLSGALEPFYLANVVDGERYRLRVLSNAGGLIRSCEGVLLDSEPVTLDGLDTLFVIGGERAALYDIPQEQAAVVREASGQIRRVASVCVGAFILAAAGLLDGRRATTHWRYAADLQVRYPRVRVDGDRIFIRDGDVWTSAGISAGIDLALALIEEDLGRDVAASVARHLVVSHRRAGGQLQYSSSLQLDPDSDRIRRVLSFVREHLDQPLPVEKLAEIANLSVRQFGRAFSRATGTTPAKVVERLRVEAAKPRVEDGRESLDAIARSVGFADADRMRHGFRRVLGQTPRTLRRDALVSVATDADD
- a CDS encoding group I truncated hemoglobin; the encoded protein is MEQQASLYTRLGGYDAIYQFAAAALRKAMEHPVIGHIWDHMSESTFFKEHINFVDFLSAQWGGNVMYRGRDMVTAHRGMGLNEEHWKAMFDCLEQCYEEFALPQDLRVEINATFEKFKPMVVGSPSYRDVVRAHPELDITKGMGSVGVIWPSRPNSSSTKPGHLSDD
- a CDS encoding M66 family metalloprotease, translating into MKSTLNATLLIACCLVCSACGGGGAESDSDEAAPPAPAFTPLTFSALELGQTHVLPEAGKTWSMSNTDGEPVNETLEFVGRRRTLVLVGIAQADARAPAIEGWLGGSKLGEIALDSTSRLPPTEAAGPAYSNDRLTGTLPGEWLQPGLQLRITASNYTPSAYRSVTVGADMPVTVRVLPFYLFGADDSDRPFAQTAKPDAATVNEIFEKWPVAALMVDTHPAQRVIWPKLVIPPSGTASATVVSNTDAPAAQGFAQLGAVLNLLGKMMAANGDSPQAFQYYAPLIARNAAGQYRSSGGGLGSIGGDTGAGDDVYRGIFIHEQGHAMGLPHAGEAFDDGEYPYEWGSLDGSAWGYDASRREFLPPFLPVTAETYAGCVSDDYAGHPRAIDALRRCVKQDPMQSGSGDQANGYRFATFSDYSTAVMQRHFEGRTTADASGAHAYNGGYVVRDTSFAGGYKRWDGIDRRWVNVTPATTDNAQYGFDGGLPIARDVPVYAIALTISRPGTTGATQIYPPLAFTGNLIRTIDPEDPEQRIVVRHYRSPYNGSGEGRWYCSNSGCDYTLRVRYTNGTIRRVLLQGAFRNFDYPAGGHPSRGDFDPEASNPNDGDSFNAYVVNVPADAPIRTIEVLNTPMAWDNGVSATAAIIASYSP
- a CDS encoding aspartyl/asparaginyl beta-hydroxylase domain-containing protein produces the protein MGRFLRGLVNSLEIGVARASRLPDLGVYETRDFPWASALEAGWGSVRSELDQVMVQRDRMPSFHEIISEVSTITTDDRWKTFFLIGAGMDCSGNAARCPETMKLLQEVPGIVTAFFSILAPGKHIPAHRGAYNGVLRLHLGLVVPEPREQCRIRIGERICTWQEGKALIFDDTFNHEVWNDTDGWRVVLFIDFARPLRQPWHWLNRLLIGLGPLAPFLREAGRKQKRWEKKFYSAGD